The genomic region GACCTGCGGGACCCACCGGCCGTGCGCGCCTTCTTCGACGGGTTGCCCCGCGTCGACGTCCTGGTCAACAACGCGGGCGGCGCCCCCCACCGGCTGCTCGCGGAGACGGACGCCGAGCGGCACGCGCGCGTGATCGAGCTCAACCTCGTCGCACCGCTGACGGCGTCCCTGGCGGCGTACGAGCAGTTGAGGCGTGCGCGGGGCTCCGTCGTGATGATCGGCAGCGTCAGCGGGACACGGCCCTCGCCCGGCTCGGCGGCCTACGGGGCGGCCAAGGCGGGCCTGGAGAACCTGGCGCGCTCGATGGCCGTGGAGTGGGCGCCGGACGTGCGGGTGAACACCCTCGTCGTCGGGATGGTCCGCACCGAGCTGTCCCACCTCTACTACGGGGACGAGGACGGTATCGCGGCCGTCTTCCGCACCGTCCCCATGGGGCGGCTCGCCGAGCCCCTGGACGTCGGCAGGGCGGCCGTCTTCCTCGCGTCGGACGCCGCCGCGTACGTCACCGGGGCCGGTCTCCTCGTGCACGGCGGGGGCGAGCGGCCTGCCTTCCTGGACGCGGCGAACGTCAACAAGGAGAAGGCCAGCGAGCAGAGGGCCAGCGAGGAGAAGGCCAGCGAGGAGAAGGCCAGCGAGGCGAAGGTCAACGAGCAGAAGGCCAGCGAGGAGAAGGTCAACGAGCAGAAGGTCAACGAGGAAAAAGAGGGAGGAGAGACGGGATGACTGCAGGCACCGGAATCTGCGACGGGCGGGTCGTGATCGTCACGGGCGCGGGACGCGGGCTCGGACGGGCGCACGCGCTCGCCTTCGCGGCGGAGGGGGCACGCCTCGTCGTCAACGACCTGGGCGTCGGGCTCGACGGTTCGCCCGGCCCCGACAGCCCGGCCCGGCAGGTCGTCGAGGAGATCACGGCGGCGGGCGGCGAGGCGGTGGCCCACGGCGGGGACATCGCCACGACCGAGGGCGCCGCGTCCCTCGTACGTACGGCGGTGGACGCCTTCGGGCGGCTCGACACGCTCGTCAACAACGCCGGGTTCCTGCGCGACCGGATGCTCGTGAACCTCGACGAGGACGACTGGGACGCCGTCATGCGCGTCCATCTGAAGGGCCACTTCCTGCCGCTGAAGCACGCTGCCGCACACTGGCGGGCGGAGGCGAAGGCGGGGCGTGCGCCGCGGGCGCGGGTCGTCAACACCAGTTCCGGAGCGGGCCTGTTGGGGTCCGTCGGGCAGGGGAACTACAGCGCCGCCAAGGCCGGGATCGTGGGGCTGACACTGGTGGCCGCCGCCGAGATGGGGCGCTACGGAGTACAGGTCAACGCCATCGCGCCGGCCGCGCGGACCCGGATGACCGAGGGCACCTTCGCCGAGACGATGACGGCACCCGACAGCGGGTTCGACGCGATGGCGCCCGGGAACGTGTCGCCGCTCGTCGTCTGGCTCGGCTCCGCCGCGAGCGCCGGCGTCACCGGCCGGGTCTTCGAGACCGAGGGCGGCCGCATCACGGTCATGGAGGGCTGGCGGCCCGGCCCGAGCGCCGACAAGGGGGCGCGATGGACCCCCGCCGAGGCCGGGGACACCGCACTCAAACTCCTCGCGGAGGCGGCGACGCCCCAGCCGGTGTACGGAGCGCGGTAGTGCGATCGGCGTACGACACGTAGGAGGGGGCGCGCCAGGAACGGGGGGACCCCATCGTGGGCGCGACCAGCCACAACGCACCCGCACCGTCCCCACGACCCAACACCCTCATCCACATCTACATTTACGTATCGCACTCCAGAACAGTCCGACACAACCCACACCGCGCCCGAACCCGCCCCCGCACCGGCACCCGAATCCGCTGATGACACGTCGGACAGGGAAACGAGACCCGCAGTGACCCGCGCCCGTCCGGCGCGTTCGGCGCGTCCGGCGTGAAGGCATACGGCGCGTCGGCCCGAACGGCCGCGACCACGTGGTTCTGCGCATGACGCCGGTCCTTCGCGTAGCGCCGCCGCCCCGCCCACCCCGCCGCGGTCAGCGGCGGCTGCCGCTCGTCGTGACGGGCCCGCGTCATGCCCTTCGTGTACGCGGTGTACGCCTGCGCGCTGGTGAACCAGGTCGCCGGGTCCTCACCGAAGACCAACGACCGCTTGGCCAGCACGTACCCGAACTCCTCCGGCGTCAGATAGCCCAGTTTCTGCGAGGACGCCGCGTCCTCCCGGTACGCGTCGAGCAGCAGCCAGCCCGCGCCGAGATACGTCGTCGCCGTGTCCGTGAGGATCTCGTTGTCGCGCGTGCCCGGGAACGACAGGTCCAGGCGGTGCAGATAGACGTGCATCACCTCGTGCGCGAGCGCCGCGCCGATGTCCCTGCGGTGGGTGCGGAAGCGGTCGTTCAGCTCGATGAAGTACTCGGGGCCCGCGGCGAGCTCGACGTTCGCCGCGTGCTCCATCTCTCGGAAGCTCACGATCATGCGGGCGTCCGGGAGACGGAAGTGCCGTACCAGCTCGTGGGCGACCCGCTGGGCGCCCAGGTGGAGATCGTCCGTGTCGCAGAACGCCACGTCGGCCGGGGCCACGCTGGTGGCGAAGGTGTGGATGGTGTCGTACGAAAGCCGTTTGTACAGCGCGGTGATCGCCGCCCGCACCGTGTCCAGATGCGGGAAGCCGTGCTCGACCGGACCGCCGTTCGTCACGCCCGTACCCCCATAGAGGCCCGAAACCCCTTCCACTCTAAGGGGACGCGAGCGGATCCTCATACCTCTGCGCGCTCTGATGCGTGCTCTTCCGTGCGCTCTTCCGTGCGCTCTTCCGTGCGCGCTTCTGGGCGCCGAACGGGCGCCTACCCGTCGTCCGGATTCAATGCCGTCACCATGAAATGGTTCCAATCCAGGCGTGAATAGCAATGAATTCGTCACGCGCGCGTCAAAATGTTCCTGCCGTGCGCGACGGTAACGAAATACTCCACACAAGTGTCACGAACAAGCAAGGGACCGTAATAATGGAAATCAGCCGTCGTCGATTTTCCGCGCTGGGCGCGGGAGCCGCAACCGTCATCTCCGAGGCAGGGCTCGCCCCGAAAGGAGGCCCTCGTGCTCTACGCGGCCCAGGGGCTGCTCTCGACCGCTCCGCCCACCACGACCGTCGCAGCCTGGCACCAGAAGCCGTCGTGGTACGCGGTCTCGAAGAACGACCGCACCATCGACCCCGGCCTTGAGCGCTTCATGACTCAGCGCATGAACGCGACGACCGTCGAGGTCGACTCCGGCCATCTGTCGCTCGTGACGCACCCGGAAACGATCGCCCGGCTCATTCTGCGAGCCGCGGCAAAGGGCTGACGCCCGGTCGGTCAAATCCGTGTACCCGAAAAGAACGTCTCGCCAATCACCATCACCATCACCATCACCATCACCACAGGATGTGCAAAGTCAGCGGTCGGGCCGCTTTTTGCTTCTCAGCAACCCACTCCTGGATCCGCGAACCCCTCGCCCGTATCGTCCACGCCCCGCAGCACCAGGGGCCCGGACGCCTCCCGGGACACCTCCCCGAATTCCAGTAGCCACACCTCATTGGCGCCCTCCCGCAGTACCGGTCCGGGGACGTACAGGGACCGTTGCGGGCCGACGGACCAGTACCGGCCCAGGTTGAAGCCGTTGATCCACGCGAACCCCCTGGTCCAGCCGGGGAGTTCGAGGCAGGCGTCCCCGGCGCCGCGTACCGTGACCGTGCCGCGGTACAGACCCGGGGCACCGGGAGCGCCCGGGGTACCGGGGGTTGCGGGAAGTGCCCCGAACGGCACCCGCTCCACACCGGCGTCGAACGCGTCGAGACGCAGCGCCCGTGCCCGCACCCCGTGCAGATACTGCCGTTCGTGCAGTACGCCGCCCGTGATGCCCTTCGTCTCCCCGGCGCGCGGGCCGTAGTTGACCCGGCCCAGCGACTCCACCCACAGGTCCACGCGCGCGGGACCGGCGACGGGATCCTTGAGCCGGGGCTCGTCCTCGGTGAGTACTCCGGCCGGCTGTCCGTCGACGTACACCGTCGCCAGATCCCGTAGCCCGCGCACGGTCAGCGGGTACGGGCGACGCGGGCCCGGAACGTCGACCGTGTAGCGGACGAGCCCCCGGTCGACGTCCAGTTCCTCGAAGGCGGGCGGCACGGGGTGCTCGGTCTCGGGCCCGCCGAGCGCGTCGAGCACGGCGGACAGGGACGCCCATCCAGTGAGGTCCACCGTGGCGGGGGAGCCCAACGAGGCCGGTGCGGACGGCAGTTCGGGCAGCGGCGTGTCCGTGTACGCGGCGAGAAGCGACCGGAACCGCCAGAACT from Streptomyces sp. NBC_00878 harbors:
- a CDS encoding SDR family oxidoreductase, with amino-acid sequence MVVTGGTRGVGAGIARAFVEAGAEVVVCARRPPEVPVEGVEFVPLDLRDPPAVRAFFDGLPRVDVLVNNAGGAPHRLLAETDAERHARVIELNLVAPLTASLAAYEQLRRARGSVVMIGSVSGTRPSPGSAAYGAAKAGLENLARSMAVEWAPDVRVNTLVVGMVRTELSHLYYGDEDGIAAVFRTVPMGRLAEPLDVGRAAVFLASDAAAYVTGAGLLVHGGGERPAFLDAANVNKEKASEQRASEEKASEEKASEAKVNEQKASEEKVNEQKVNEEKEGGETG
- a CDS encoding SDR family oxidoreductase, which codes for MTAGTGICDGRVVIVTGAGRGLGRAHALAFAAEGARLVVNDLGVGLDGSPGPDSPARQVVEEITAAGGEAVAHGGDIATTEGAASLVRTAVDAFGRLDTLVNNAGFLRDRMLVNLDEDDWDAVMRVHLKGHFLPLKHAAAHWRAEAKAGRAPRARVVNTSSGAGLLGSVGQGNYSAAKAGIVGLTLVAAAEMGRYGVQVNAIAPAARTRMTEGTFAETMTAPDSGFDAMAPGNVSPLVVWLGSAASAGVTGRVFETEGGRITVMEGWRPGPSADKGARWTPAEAGDTALKLLAEAATPQPVYGAR